AGAACGCCCGCCAGGATTCCAAACGACGCGGATCGTATGAATGCTTTGACGAAAGCCAGCCCCCTGCTGCGGGCTGGTGTGATTTCCACAGCGGGATTAGTCGGCCTTTCCCTGTTCAGTCCAGCCCATGCCCATCACCCCTTCGGGATGGGAGACAGCACAGACCTTTCGGCTCTGCAGGGATTGTTGAGTGGCATTGGTCACCCCCTGTTGGGACCTGACCATCTGCTGTTTCTGCTGGCGATCGCCTTAATCGGCCTGCCGCGACCTCGCACATGGGTGCTCCCCTTGCTGGCCGCTGGCCTAGGGGGGAGTGTTCTGTCGCAGTTCATCCCCCTGCCGGATGCCGTGGCTCCCTGGGCTGAGGCGCTGGTGTCTCTCACCCTTGCGGCAGAGGGGTTGATGGCTCTGTTCGCCATCCCTTCATTTCTTGTATTGCCACTAGTGGCCCTGCACGGTTTTCTGCTTGGCAGCACGATTGTGGGTGCCGAACCCACCCCTCTGGCGACCTATTTCCTGGGTCTTCTGATTGGCCAAGGCGCATTGCTGCTGGTGGTGACCAGTTGGTCCCAGTCCTTGCTGGAGCGCATCGGTGAACAGGGGCAACGCCTTGGTGCCGGCATCTGGATGGGCATCGGCATGGCCTTTGCCTGGGTGGCCCTGATCGACTGATCACGAGCAAGTCGTTTCACAGCTTCTGACCTCAGAGATCACCTCTGGGGTTTTTTTATTTGTACAAATGAAAATTTTCAAGAAACTGCTGGTTGCTCCGGCCGCCCTGGGCCTTCTGGATCCTTTGGCTGCCGGTGCGACTGAAGTCAACGTTGCCGGTGTCGCTGACTACGCCTCAAGCTCTTCAAGGAGCAGCCTCGAGCAGGTCACCAGCATCACCCAGTTTTCTGACGTTGATCCGACGGACTGGGCTTATCAGGCTCTGAGCAACCTGATCGAGCGCTACGGCTGCGTCGCTGGCTACCCCAACGGCACCTACCGCGGCAACCGGGATGACCCGCTTTGAAGCGGCCGCACTGCTGAACGCCTGTCTCGATCGCATCACCGAAGTGACCGACGAGCTGAAGCGCCTGATGAAGGA
Above is a window of Synechococcus sp. BIOS-E4-1 DNA encoding:
- a CDS encoding HupE/UreJ family protein gives rise to the protein MNALTKASPLLRAGVISTAGLVGLSLFSPAHAHHPFGMGDSTDLSALQGLLSGIGHPLLGPDHLLFLLAIALIGLPRPRTWVLPLLAAGLGGSVLSQFIPLPDAVAPWAEALVSLTLAAEGLMALFAIPSFLVLPLVALHGFLLGSTIVGAEPTPLATYFLGLLIGQGALLLVVTSWSQSLLERIGEQGQRLGAGIWMGIGMAFAWVALID